The Aerococcaceae bacterium DSM 111021 DNA segment AGACCTAAATGAAGTCCTTAATCGTACTGCAGTAGCCTGCGACTTTGGGTTATAATAAAGGTATTCTGGAAAAAGGAGGAACTAACATGAACAAAGATGAAGTGGGAATGATTGGCTTCGAAATTGTTGCCTATGCAGGAGAAGCACGATCTAAACTATTAGATGCTTTGAACAAAGCAAAAGATGGCGACTTTGACGAAGCTGAGAGACTTGTGGCAGAAGCTGAAGAAGGGATAGTTGGTGCACATAATGCTCAGACTGATCTTCTTGCTAAAGAAGCATCTGGCGAAGAGATTGAATACAGTGTCATTATGATGCATGGTCAAGACCATCTGATGACGACCATACTACTTAAAGATCTAATTAATCACTTAATTGGATTCTATAAGAAAGGCTAGGGTAAAGATATGAATACATTAATTGCTCAAATTGAAAAAGCCAAACCTTTCTTCGAGAAAATTTCTCGTAATATCTATATTCGTGCTATCCGTGATGGTTTTATCGCGGGTATGCCAGTCATTCTATTCTCTAGTATATTTATTCTACTAGCCTATGTGCCAAACGCATGGGGATTCCACTGGAGTCCTGAAGTAGAGAATTTCTTAATGGTCCCTTATAACTATTCTATGGGAATCTTAGCTTTCTTTGTATCAGGGACGACAGCAAAGTCATTGACCGATTCTATGAATCGAGACATGGAATCAACTAATCAGATAAACTATATCTCAACTATGCTAGCAACGATGGTAGGCTTCTTATTGATGGCAGCCGATCCTGCCCAAGAAGGTGGATTCTTAACGGAATTCATGGGGACGAAGGGGCTAATCACAGCCTTTATCGCTGCATTCGTGACGGTCAATGTCTATAAAGTATGTGTGAAGAATAATGTGACGATTCCAATGCCAGAAGAAGTCCCACCTAATATATCTCAAGTGTTTAAGGACTTAATTCCTTTTACTGTCTCAGTGGTTATCCTTTATGCGGTTTCGCTATTTGTAAGAAGCACACTGGGCGTAAATGTTGCTGAATCTATTGGTACCTTACTTGCGCCTTTATTCCAAGCAGCAGATGGTTACTTGGGGATTACCCTTATCTTTGGTGCGTATGCATTCTTCTGGTTCATTGGGATTCATGGTCCTTCAATTGTTGAGCCAGCTATTGCAGCTATTACCTATGCCAACATTGATGTGAACTTACAATTACTACAAGCAGGTGAACATGCGGATAAAATCTTAACATCTGGAACTCAGATGTTCATTGTCACACTGGGGGGTACTGGTGCAACGCTTGTTGTTCCATTCATGTTTATGTGGATGACTAAGTCTAAGCGTAACAAAGCCATTGGACGCGCGTCTGTTATACCCACATTCTTTGGGGTGAATGAACCTATCTTGTTCGGGGCACCCATCGTCTTGAATCCTGTATTCTTTGTGCCATTTATCTTTGCACCGATTGCCAATGTTTGGATCTTTAAATTCTTTATCGATGCCTTAGGAATGAATAGCTTTACAACGAATCTTCCTTGGACAACACCAGCACCGCTTGGTATCTTGTTAGGAACGAACTTCCAAGTCTTATCCTTTGTCCTGGTTGCCGTCTTAATCATCGTGGATGTCTTAATCTACTACCCGTTCTTGAAGGTCTATGACCGTCAGATTCTAGCGGAAGAAGAGTCAGGAGTATCATCGTCTGATGAATTAAAAGCCAAAGTTGAACAGAGCTTTGATACACGTAAAGCTACAGCGATTCTTGAGAAGAGTCAAGTTGAAGAGACTACAACAGTGAAAGCGGAGCCTTCAACAGCTGTTAAAGCGACAGAATCAACTAATGTACTGGTACTATGTGCAGGTGGTGGAACGAGTGGACTTTTAGCCAATGCCTTGAACAAGGCTGCCAAAAAATATGATAGACCTATTAAGGCTACAGCTGGAAGCTATGGAGCACACCGCGAGATACTTCCTCAATATCAATTTGTTATTCTAGCACCACAAGTAGCTTCTAATTATGAGGATATGAAAGCAGAGACGGATAAGTTAGGCATCAAGCTGGCTAAGACAGCCGGAGCGGAATATATAGCATTGACGCGTGATGGTGAAGGTGCTTTAGCATTTGTTGAAGAGAATTTACAATAAGGAATCGAGGCTAATTAATGAAAACATTACCAAAGAACTTTATTTTCGGAGGGGCAACTGCGGCTTATCAAGCAGAAGGAGCCACCAAGACGGATGGCAAAGGGCCTGTTGCTTGGGATAAGTATCTGGAGGATAATTACTGGTATACTGCGGAACCTGCAAGTGATTTCTACCACAAGTATCCCGTTGATCTTCAGCTTGCGGAAGAGTTTGGTGTGAATGGTATTCGAATCTCTATCGCTTGGTCACGAATCTTTCCAACGGGTTATGGAGAAGTGAATGCAAAAGGGGTTGAATATTACCACAATCTATTCAATGAATGTCATAAACGACATGTGGAGCCTTTTGTAACACTCCATCACTTTGATACACCGGAAGCACTTCATTCTAAAGGTGACTTTTTGAACAGAGAAAACATCGATCACTTTGTCGATTATGCAGAATTTTGCTTTAAAGAATTCACTCAAGTAAAGTACTGGACTACTTTTAATGAAATCGGACCTATTGGGGATGGGCAATATCTGGTTGGTAAATTCCCGCCAGGTATCAAGTATGATCTAGCTAAAGTCTTCCAATCACATCATAATATGATGGTTGCCCATGCAAAATCGGTCAAATTATATAAAGAAGCGGACTATAGCGGTGAGATAGGTGTAGTGCATGCCTTGCCAACTAAGTATCCTCTAGACCCAGAGAACCCTGAAGATGTACGTGCGGCGGAGTTAGAGGATATCATCCATAATAAATTCATCCTGGATGCGACTTATCTTGGAGAGTATTCTGAGAAAACTATGGATGGTGTGAATCACATACTTGAAGTGAACGGTGGACAGTTAGACCTAAGAGATGAAGACTTTGAAGCTTTAAAAGCTGCCAAAGATATGAATGACTTCCTTGGAATTAATTATTACATGAGTGATTGGATGAAAGCCTTTGAAGGTGAGACAGAGATTACACACAACTCTAAAGGAGATAAAGGTGGATCTAAATATCAGATTAAAGGTGTCGGCCAGCGAGAATTTGATGTTGATGTCCCTCGTACTGATTGGGATTGGATGATTTATCCTCAGGGCTTATATGATCAGATTATGCGCGTTAAAAAAGATTATCCGAATTACAAGAAAATCTATATCACTGAGAATGGATTAGGCTATAAGGATGATTTTGTTGATGGAACTGTCTATGATGATGCACGAATTGACTATGTGAAACAACATTTAGAAGCCATTTCAGATGCGATACGAGACGGCGCTGTGGTTGAAGGATACTTCATCTGGTCTCTCATGGATGTCTTCTCTTGGTCTAATGGCTATGAAAAACGCTATGGACTATTCTACGTAGATTTTGAGACGCAAGAACGCTATCCTAAGAAGAGTGCCTATTGGTACAAAGAACTTGCAGCAACTCTAGAAATTAAATAATGACTTAAAAGGGAGACGCGGGTCTTCCTTTTTTTATTTGTCGACTAAGTTAGAAAGTTAATTTTAATAGATATTAATTAAGAAACCTACTAAGTGAATCTCTGTGAGTTTGTGACGGTCAATCCAAAGAAACTCCCCCCATGCCTCGGCTTGGGGGGAGTGTACACTAACTAACCTATCTCGGTAAAGGTAATAAACATAAACATAAAGCCAACAATAATCAGTGTCACTGCTGTGACGACGAAGCCAATCTTAATCATTGGCCCAGGCTCGGCACCTTTAATGTACAGTCCAACAGTCCATGTGGAAAGAGAGTCAAGGTTGAACAGGATTAGCACACCGACCGTAAACAAACCAATGAAGTAAGCAATGGCTAGCCAAGTGCGAGACCAGTAGGCGTTGTTGCGCGCCTCAATCAAACTAGCCCCATTGCGAATTAAAACGCTGAGGTTGTTGTTGCTGATTGCGTCACTGTCGGAAGCTAGAGTATAGAGTGGGCGTCCAGCGGAGTCTTCGCCATCTACTGTAAAAGCTAAGTCCTGCCCATCCACTGTGACAGTCCGGTCCGCTATATTCACCATAGCAGTCGGCACGAACATGAAGTCTTGGTTGATGTCGCTAGTAATGGCGTTATGGAATTCTAAGGCTGACTTGGCTAGTAATTGTTGCTCGGACATATTGACGAAGAAGGGCGCGCTGGTCACACCGGCATCATCACCGTATTCACCACCCTCTGCATTTTCATCAATATACTGGTCCAAGCGCTCCAAGACTTGATTGTGACCACCACTGAGGTAGATCTCGTAAGCCTCAGGGACGGTGGCGCGGATGGGGGCGTCGGCTTTGCTTTTGGTATAGGCTAACAAGAGGGCGGGGGCTAGGATGAGAATGATAAGACTCAAAATCTTTAGTTTTTTAGTCATTGTCGGATCCTCCTCTATTGTAGATGACCTCGCCATTTTGGGTTATAGTCTCAGCAATTAGGTATAGAACTCGGCCTCCAGAACCCGCATCCGCTCTTATAACGCCAAGGCTGCGTCCATCAACTGTCACATTCCCTTCAAGTATAGGGAGACTATTGCCTTCAAGGTAGATAATGAAGGAGGCAAAATAATCATTGTCGTCAACTTGAAGGGTCTTCCAATTTCCAGAACCTAAGTCGGTTATGATCTCGCCCGTCACTTGAATTTCCTCTTGGTAGTGGGGCATGTTGACTTGGTGGTCGTCTAGTAATTGTCGGTAGATTTCCTTCTGATCAGTTTGATTAATGACCACTTGCTCATCAATCTGGTAGTCGGCGTAGATGCGGTCTGGATTATTCAACCGGTCTACAGTAGCTAGGTGGTGGACGTCTTCGTCAATCCGGACGTCTTGGGCCTGGTTGCTAGGGACGGAGTCGAAGTAGTAGGTCTCGGGGTCTTCAAGTTGAGAGGTCGGAATCTGTAGGGACATGCTGAGGGTGTTGTCAGTATAGCCGTTAGATTGGACGTGTATGCGGCCCATCTCCACATCCTCTCCCGCTTGGAATTTTTCATAGGCTAATTCGATAGCTTCCTCGTCTAAAGTCGGATCGAGTAATTTCCCGAAGAAATGGAAGTAGCTTCGCGTCATCTTATCATAATAGAGGTTGTAAGACTCGTCGAAGGTGTCGAAGCCATTAGTGAAGCGAATCTCTAGGACATTCCGCTCACCAGTCAAGCCAGAGAAAATGTAAAATTCATTCAAACGGCCAGCTTTGGCCATTTCAGATGGGTAGTAATAGACGGTGTTGCCCCACGCATCGAGGTGGTCCTCTGTCAGCTCGAAGCCAAAAGTCTGGCTTAATTGGTCCAGAATGCGATTGATATAGGCACGGTCGACAAAGACTTCTTCGCCTTCATAATCGGGGGAGAAGATATCCGGGGAATCCCCTTCTAAATCATAGAAAGAGTTAGTGAGATTCACTGTGTCAGCATTGTTATAAAGCGACAGCGGGAAATGGTAAGAGACCTCAATATAATCATGATTGTGATGACGGTGATGCGAAGCATCAAAGCTATGACCTGATAGCTCAATCTTGTCTGTCGAAGTGGA contains these protein-coding regions:
- a CDS encoding PTS lactose/cellobiose transporter subunit IIA, coding for MNKDEVGMIGFEIVAYAGEARSKLLDALNKAKDGDFDEAERLVAEAEEGIVGAHNAQTDLLAKEASGEEIEYSVIMMHGQDHLMTTILLKDLINHLIGFYKKG
- a CDS encoding PTS transporter subunit EIIC: MNTLIAQIEKAKPFFEKISRNIYIRAIRDGFIAGMPVILFSSIFILLAYVPNAWGFHWSPEVENFLMVPYNYSMGILAFFVSGTTAKSLTDSMNRDMESTNQINYISTMLATMVGFLLMAADPAQEGGFLTEFMGTKGLITAFIAAFVTVNVYKVCVKNNVTIPMPEEVPPNISQVFKDLIPFTVSVVILYAVSLFVRSTLGVNVAESIGTLLAPLFQAADGYLGITLIFGAYAFFWFIGIHGPSIVEPAIAAITYANIDVNLQLLQAGEHADKILTSGTQMFIVTLGGTGATLVVPFMFMWMTKSKRNKAIGRASVIPTFFGVNEPILFGAPIVLNPVFFVPFIFAPIANVWIFKFFIDALGMNSFTTNLPWTTPAPLGILLGTNFQVLSFVLVAVLIIVDVLIYYPFLKVYDRQILAEEESGVSSSDELKAKVEQSFDTRKATAILEKSQVEETTTVKAEPSTAVKATESTNVLVLCAGGGTSGLLANALNKAAKKYDRPIKATAGSYGAHREILPQYQFVILAPQVASNYEDMKAETDKLGIKLAKTAGAEYIALTRDGEGALAFVEENLQ
- the lacG gene encoding 6-phospho-beta-galactosidase, which translates into the protein MKTLPKNFIFGGATAAYQAEGATKTDGKGPVAWDKYLEDNYWYTAEPASDFYHKYPVDLQLAEEFGVNGIRISIAWSRIFPTGYGEVNAKGVEYYHNLFNECHKRHVEPFVTLHHFDTPEALHSKGDFLNRENIDHFVDYAEFCFKEFTQVKYWTTFNEIGPIGDGQYLVGKFPPGIKYDLAKVFQSHHNMMVAHAKSVKLYKEADYSGEIGVVHALPTKYPLDPENPEDVRAAELEDIIHNKFILDATYLGEYSEKTMDGVNHILEVNGGQLDLRDEDFEALKAAKDMNDFLGINYYMSDWMKAFEGETEITHNSKGDKGGSKYQIKGVGQREFDVDVPRTDWDWMIYPQGLYDQIMRVKKDYPNYKKIYITENGLGYKDDFVDGTVYDDARIDYVKQHLEAISDAIRDGAVVEGYFIWSLMDVFSWSNGYEKRYGLFYVDFETQERYPKKSAYWYKELAATLEIK